The Zerene cesonia ecotype Mississippi chromosome 14, Zerene_cesonia_1.1, whole genome shotgun sequence genome window below encodes:
- the LOC119832056 gene encoding cuticle protein 3-like, whose translation MQLLIIASIISLCAAGAIPNYNLPQYRQYYAERPRASLERNAAILRSVSDANENGYHFAYDTENGIQAEETGVESNGIQAQGGYSYTGDDGQVYSIRYTADVNGFQPQGAHIPTPPPVPEAIAKALQENARDEANGIFDDGSYHEGKYDSGVFAARTYTPQRYVTPVYRPYRF comes from the exons ATGCAATTG CTTATCATCGCTTCCATCATCAGCCTGTGCGCTGCTGGGGCAATCCCAAACTACAACCTGCCCCAATATCGTCAATACTACGCTGAGAGGCCCAGGGCTTCGTTGGAGCGCAATGCAGCCATTCTGAGATCAGTTTCTGACGCCAATGAGAACGGATACCACTTCGCTTATGATACTGAGAATG GCATCCAAGCTGAAGAAACCGGCGTAGAATCGAATGGCATCCAAGCGCAAGGCGGCTACTCATACACCGGTGATGATGGCCAGGTCTACAGCATCAGATACACCGCTGATGTGAACGGATTCCAGCCACAGGGCGCTCACATACCCACCCCCCCGCCGGTGCCAGAAGCCATCGCTAAGGCACTGCAAGAGAACGCCAGAGACGAGGCTAATGGCATCTTTGATGATG GCAGCTACCACGAAGGCAAATATGACTCTGGAGTGTTCGCGGCCCGAACCTACACCCCCCAGAGATACGTGACTCCAGTCTACCGACCATACAGATTCTAA
- the LOC119832055 gene encoding cuticle protein 3-like — MKLFTSITAIIAASAAATATQVYQPEHYNTEIYQSQGVEQHAVYPDQSQHGYQRPLAEKTAKILSYHSENNGHNYHYAYETENGIKAQEVGQVTKGTQAEGAFSYTGDDGHTYTVTYTADEHGFRPQGAHLPTPPPIPEAILKSLEQNARDEASGIADDGHYRDEHQTYYNEGYQQEGYAPAQLNEYHH; from the exons ATGAAATTG TTTACATCAATAACCGCCATCATTGCGGCATCCGCTGCTGCAACAGCAACCCAAGTCTACCAACCAGAGCACTACAACACGGAAATCTACCAATCACAGGGCGTGGAACAGCACGCGGTTTATCCCGACCAATCACAGCACGGCTACCAGCGGCCATTGGCCGAAAAGACAGCCAAGATACTGAGCTACCACTCGGAGAATAATGGCCACAATTACCATTATGCGTACGAAACAGAAAATG GTATCAAAGCCCAAGAAGTAGGCCAAGTCACCAAAGGCACGCAAGCCGAAGGGGCCTTCTCTTACACCGGCGACGACGGCCACACTTACACCGTCACCTACACAGCTGACGAGCACGGCTTCAGACCGCAGGGAGCTCACCTCCCCACGCCACCCCCCATCCCCGAAGCCATCCTGAAGAGCCTGGAGCAAAACGCTAGGGATGAAGCCAGCGGGATTGCTGATGATG GCCACTACCGCGATGAGCACCAAACGTATTATAACGAGGGCTATCAGCAAGAGGGGTATGCGCCTGCGCAGCTGAACGAGTACCATCACTAA